In one window of Thalassophryne amazonica chromosome 9, fThaAma1.1, whole genome shotgun sequence DNA:
- the mrps31 gene encoding 28S ribosomal protein S31, mitochondrial gives MYKWFLRTVFTARSFSHGLYELCVLSGGCDTATVIIRAANGSVRTFSTRSARLCKLDNSVPFQEDVTSNATKEPESTETSSVVEQKSDYGNKLIGMDKQREESVEVKAADESVTQQNDVEKDVEKGKWVMTETDGSKNSLVELLRTMKVDVTSKKRGKSLQKTLFFESAPNQKSPDKGSITSKLQKAKVEASAQSKTLDHELVSAASAAASTLPNHSQAQSELLRQLRKQKDLTEAQRKAQMDLGVIIADMKVVKKAAFMKTMNTAMNQIQFDDDGHGYKRTGGGTAQLGAMTKKKHLFSRTRLNIFSVTDEGVDSAIACPTLWDLDFAHQLSQSVNQKPRNRLEEMIQWTKEGKLWQYPVNNEAGLEEEAAVPFHEHVFLEKHLEEGFPSQGPVRHFMELVVAGLSRNPYLTVQQKKEHILWFREYFKQKDDIINEAEAEFN, from the exons ATGTACAAATGGTTTTTGCGGACTGTGTTCACAGCTCGAAGTTTTTCACACGGTTTGTATGAGTTGTGTGTGTTGTCAGGCGGCTGTGATACAGCCACCGTCATTATCAG GGCTGCAAATGGAAGTGTCAGAACCTTCAGCACACGTTCAGCAAGGCTCTGCAAGTTAGACAACAGTGTTCCCTTTCAGGAAGATGTGACATCGAATGCAACAAAAGAGCCTGAGTCCACAGAAACGTCCTCTGTTGTTGAGCAGAAAAGTGATTATGGCAACAAGCTCATTGGGATGGACAAACAAAGAGAGGAGTCAGTGGAGGTCAAGGCAGCAGATGAAAGTGTCACACAGCAGAATGATGTTGAGAAAGATGTGGAAAAGGGAAAATGGGTGATGACTGAAACAGATGGGAGTAAGAACAGTTTGGTAGAGCTTCTTAGAACCATGAAGGTGGATGTTACTAGTAAGAAGCGTGGTAAAAGTTTGCAGAAAACTTTATTTTTTGAGTCTGCCCCCAATCAAAAATCACCAGATAAGGGAAGCATCACCAGCAAGTTACAGAAGGCTAAAGTGGAGGCATCAGCCCAGAG TAAGACACTGGATCATGAACTAGTTTCAGCTGCTTCTGCTGCAGCCTCCACTTTACCAAACCACAGCCAAGCCCAGTCTGAGCTGCTTAGGCAGCTACGGAAACAGAAGGATCTCACCGAGGCTCAGAGGAAAGCACAGATGGACCTAGG AGTCATCATCGCTGACATGAAAGTTGTCAAGAAAGCGGCTTTTATGAAGACGATGAATACTGCAATGAATCAGATCCAGTTTGATGATGATGGGCATGGATACAAACGTACCGGTGGAGGCACTGCCCAACTCGGTGCTATGACGAAAAA GAAGCATTTGTTCTCCAGGACACGGCTCAACATTTTTTCCGTCACTGATGAAGGAGTTGATTCAGCAATAG CGTGTCCAACTCTTTGGGACTTGGACTTTGCTCATCAGTTGTCTCAGTCGGTCAACCAAAAGCCCCGTAACAGGCTCGAGGAAATGATCCAGTGGACCAAAGAGGGAAAACTGTGGCAGTACCCAGTCAACAACGAAGCCG GCCTTGAGGAGGAAGCCGCCGTCCCATTCCATGAGCATGTCTTCCTGGAGAAACACTTGGAGGAGGGGTTTCCCAGTCAGGGTCCTGTGCGTCACTTCATGGAGCTTGTGGTGGCCGGTCTGTCCAGAAACCCCTATCTGACTGTCCAGCAGAAGAAGGAGCACATTTTGTGGTTCAGAGAGTATTTCAAACAAAAAGATGACATCATCAATGAGGCTGAGGCTGAATTTAACTAA